One genomic segment of Helianthus annuus cultivar XRQ/B chromosome 14, HanXRQr2.0-SUNRISE, whole genome shotgun sequence includes these proteins:
- the LOC110897680 gene encoding aspartate and serine-rich protein isoform X2, producing the protein MLIFADHCRPCIHLTKSSRRTSDNDDDSDPNYVESMDDESNDVSSLFDDSDSDVVSTDGMSDEDDEQDRDSPDYHKVDPDYHPIDVLLLMLLWRLELT; encoded by the exons ATGTTAATTTTCGCCGATCATTGTCGCCCATgtattcatttgacaaaatcgagtAGAAGAACATCAG ACAATGATGATGATTCTGATCCTAATTATGTTGAATCTATGGACGATGAGTCGAATGATGTTTCTTCACTTTTCGACGACTCTGATAGTGATGTTGTTTCTACTGATGGAATGTCCGATGAAGATGATGAGCAAGATAGGGATTCACCAGATTATCATAAAGTTGATCCAGACTATCATCCTATAGA CGTCTTATTGTTGATGTTGCTTTGGCGTCTAGAATTGACATGA
- the LOC110897680 gene encoding pheromone-processing carboxypeptidase KEX1 isoform X1, translated as MLIFADHCRPCIHLTKSSRRTSDNDDDSDPNYVESMDDESNDVSSLFDDSDSDVVSTDGMSDEDDEQDRDSPDYHKVDPDYHPIEFRLIVDVALASRIDMTMKMCVQNLSGAEKKVVVFVIMLQNGAKNLQNQMV; from the exons ATGTTAATTTTCGCCGATCATTGTCGCCCATgtattcatttgacaaaatcgagtAGAAGAACATCAG ACAATGATGATGATTCTGATCCTAATTATGTTGAATCTATGGACGATGAGTCGAATGATGTTTCTTCACTTTTCGACGACTCTGATAGTGATGTTGTTTCTACTGATGGAATGTCCGATGAAGATGATGAGCAAGATAGGGATTCACCAGATTATCATAAAGTTGATCCAGACTATCATCCTATAGAGTTC CGTCTTATTGTTGATGTTGCTTTGGCGTCTAGAATTGACATGACTATGAAGATGTGTGTACAAAACTTGTCTGGTGCTGAGAAAAAGGTGGTGGTTTTCGTTATTATGCTTCAGAATGGTGCAAAAAATTTACAAAACCAAATGGTATAA